One genomic window of Nakamurella panacisegetis includes the following:
- the murA gene encoding UDP-N-acetylglucosamine 1-carboxyvinyltransferase translates to MDERFLVTGGARLSGEVSVAGAKNSVLKLMAAALLAEGTTVISNCPAILDVPLMADVLTGLGCQVELDGDKVTITTPAELSHEADFPAVGRLRASVCVLGPLMGRCHRARVALPGGDAIGSRPLDMHQNGLRALGARMSIEHGMVVGEAERLRGAQIGLDFPSVGATENILMAAVLAQGITVIDNAAREPEIIDLANMLNRMGADVRGAGSATITIEGVGELHPTEHRTVGDRVVGGTWAYAAAVTRGSVVVRGVDARHLAAPLERLIAAGALIEPLSDGFSVDMPGRPRAVDFITMPYPGFPTDLQPMALALAAVADGHSLITENVFEARFRFVDELIRMGADARTDGHHASLRGRERLSSAPVWSTDIRAGAGLVLAGLAAEGVTEVHEVGHIDRGYPRFVEDLKSLGAEIERVAV, encoded by the coding sequence GTGGATGAGCGCTTCCTGGTGACCGGTGGCGCCCGCCTTTCCGGCGAGGTGTCGGTGGCGGGCGCGAAGAACAGTGTGCTCAAACTGATGGCGGCCGCGTTGCTGGCCGAGGGCACCACGGTGATCTCGAACTGCCCGGCCATCCTGGATGTCCCGTTGATGGCCGACGTGCTGACCGGCCTCGGCTGTCAGGTCGAGCTCGACGGGGACAAGGTCACCATCACCACGCCGGCCGAGTTGTCCCACGAGGCCGACTTCCCGGCCGTCGGGCGACTCCGGGCGTCGGTCTGCGTGCTGGGTCCGCTGATGGGCCGTTGTCACCGGGCTCGGGTGGCCCTGCCCGGCGGGGACGCGATCGGATCGCGGCCGCTGGACATGCACCAGAACGGGCTGCGCGCCCTCGGGGCGCGGATGAGCATCGAGCACGGCATGGTCGTCGGCGAGGCCGAACGGCTCCGCGGAGCGCAGATCGGACTGGACTTCCCGAGCGTCGGGGCGACCGAGAACATCCTGATGGCGGCGGTGCTGGCGCAGGGCATCACCGTGATCGACAACGCCGCTCGCGAACCCGAGATCATCGACCTGGCCAACATGCTGAACCGGATGGGTGCCGACGTTCGCGGCGCGGGCAGTGCCACCATCACCATCGAGGGGGTCGGTGAGCTGCATCCGACCGAGCATCGCACGGTCGGGGACCGGGTGGTCGGCGGGACCTGGGCTTACGCCGCCGCCGTGACCCGCGGTTCGGTGGTCGTCCGCGGTGTCGATGCCCGTCATCTGGCTGCCCCACTGGAGCGCCTGATCGCGGCCGGCGCGCTGATCGAGCCGCTGTCCGACGGATTCTCGGTCGACATGCCGGGCCGACCCCGGGCAGTCGACTTCATCACCATGCCCTACCCCGGGTTCCCGACCGATCTGCAACCGATGGCGCTGGCCCTGGCCGCCGTGGCCGACGGCCATTCGCTGATCACCGAGAACGTGTTTGAGGCGCGGTTCCGTTTCGTCGACGAGCTGATCCGGATGGGCGCGGACGCTCGGACGGACGGGCACCACGCCTCACTTCGCGGCCGGGAGAGGTTGTCCAGCGCGCCGGTGTGGTCGACCGACATCCGGGCCGGGGCGGGCCTGGTGCTGGCCGGTCTGGCCGCCGAAGGCGTGACCGAGGTACACGAGGTCGGGCACATCGACCGCGGGTATCCGCGGTTCGTCGAGGACCTCAAGTCCCTCGGCGCCGAGATCGAGCGCGTCGCCGTCTGA
- a CDS encoding cob(I)yrinic acid a,c-diamide adenosyltransferase translates to MAVHLTRIYTRTGDDGTTGLSDFSRVHKTDPRLIAYADCDETNAALGVVMAIGSPGPDIERVIARVQNELFDLGADLATPIEPDPKYPPLRVEQAYIDRLEADCDAFNEGLAPLTSFILPGGTAAGALLHVARTVARRAERSAWTLIGADPDRTNPLAAKYLNRLSDLLFILGRVANPAGDVPWIPGGQRD, encoded by the coding sequence ATGGCTGTCCACCTCACCCGCATCTACACCCGCACCGGCGACGACGGCACGACCGGACTGTCCGACTTCAGCCGCGTCCACAAGACCGACCCTCGGCTGATCGCCTACGCCGACTGCGACGAGACCAATGCCGCCCTGGGTGTGGTGATGGCCATCGGCTCCCCTGGCCCGGACATCGAGCGGGTGATCGCCCGCGTGCAGAACGAACTGTTCGACCTGGGCGCCGACCTGGCCACGCCGATCGAGCCGGACCCGAAGTACCCGCCGTTGCGGGTCGAACAGGCTTACATCGACCGGCTGGAGGCCGACTGCGACGCCTTCAACGAGGGCCTGGCCCCACTGACGTCGTTCATCCTGCCGGGCGGCACCGCCGCCGGGGCCCTGCTCCACGTGGCGCGCACCGTCGCCCGGCGGGCCGAACGGAGCGCATGGACGCTGATCGGAGCCGACCCGGATCGGACCAACCCACTGGCCGCGAAGTACCTGAACCGGCTTTCCGACCTGCTGTTCATCCTGGGTCGGGTGGCCAATCCGGCCGGCGACGTCCCCTGGATACCCGGGGGCCAGCGGGACTGA
- a CDS encoding DUF2550 domain-containing protein, with protein MGAEITGLVLLLVLVLCIVAIAVRRSLLTKSGGVDVCWRRLMAADGSGWIFGQGRYRGGALTLYRSFSPLPLASRILRRDRLVLGDRRPLTGTEPDLLPVGSVVVRCIDGSTPMELALSEEAITGLRSWLESVPPATGSLHHRHSGGLREF; from the coding sequence GTGGGCGCAGAGATCACCGGTCTGGTGCTGCTCCTTGTCCTCGTGCTGTGCATCGTGGCCATTGCGGTGCGGCGGTCGTTGCTCACCAAGTCCGGCGGGGTCGACGTCTGCTGGAGGCGATTGATGGCGGCCGACGGCAGCGGCTGGATCTTCGGTCAGGGGCGCTACCGCGGAGGTGCGTTGACCCTCTACCGATCGTTCTCGCCGCTGCCGCTGGCGTCCCGGATCCTGCGGCGGGATCGACTGGTCCTGGGGGACCGACGGCCACTCACGGGGACCGAACCCGACCTGCTCCCGGTGGGTTCCGTGGTCGTCCGATGTATCGACGGTTCGACCCCGATGGAACTGGCTCTGTCCGAGGAGGCGATCACCGGTCTGCGGTCGTGGCTGGAATCGGTACCGCCGGCCACCGGCAGTCTGCACCACCGGCACTCGGGCGGCCTGCGGGAGTTCTGA
- a CDS encoding F0F1 ATP synthase subunit epsilon, translating into MSEMQVDLVAVEQKIWSGPAQMVVARTVDGDIGVMPGHAPLLAQLKEGFAARIIEPNGNVRAVAVHGGFLSVTKEGVSILAEDAELSEDIDVTRARAAYERARAAGTDTAEKEADLRRARAQLLAVGETV; encoded by the coding sequence ATGTCCGAGATGCAGGTAGATCTGGTTGCCGTCGAGCAGAAGATCTGGTCCGGCCCCGCGCAAATGGTGGTGGCCAGGACGGTTGACGGCGATATCGGCGTCATGCCCGGTCACGCTCCGTTGCTGGCGCAACTCAAAGAAGGCTTCGCGGCCCGCATCATCGAGCCCAACGGCAACGTGCGGGCGGTGGCGGTGCACGGCGGCTTCCTGTCGGTCACCAAGGAGGGCGTCTCGATCCTGGCCGAGGATGCCGAGCTCAGCGAGGACATCGATGTGACCAGGGCACGCGCCGCCTACGAGCGGGCCAGGGCAGCCGGAACCGATACGGCGGAGAAGGAAGCCGACCTCCGCCGTGCGCGGGCTCAGCTTCTGGCCGTCGGAGAAACCGTCTAG
- the atpD gene encoding F0F1 ATP synthase subunit beta has protein sequence MTTATKTAVAGRVVRVIGPVVDIEFPRGEVPELFNALQVQVSGLGQARTLTLEVALHLGDDIVRAISMQPTDGLVRGAAVTDTGKPISVPVGDVVKGHVFNALGKCLDAPGTAEDGEHWPIYRKPPPFDQLEGKTEQLVTGIKVIDLLTPYVQGGKIGLFGGAGVGKTVLIQEMITRVAKNFGGTSVFAGVGERTREGNDLLTEMTESGVINDTALVFGQMDEPPGTRMRVALSALTMAEYFRDVQNQDVLLFIDNIFRFTQAGSEVSTLLGRMPSAVGYQPTLADEMGELQERITSTRGRSITSLQAIYVPADDYTDPAPAAAFAHLDATTELARSITEKGIYPAVDPLSSTSRILDPQFVGDEHYRVAQEVIRILQKYKELQNIIAILGMDELAEEDKLLVGRARRMERFLGQNFFVAKQFTGQDGSYVEMADTIAAFDAIAKGEYDNIPEQAFLNVGGLDDVMAKAKALES, from the coding sequence GTGACCACTGCTACTAAGACGGCCGTCGCCGGCCGCGTCGTCCGGGTCATCGGGCCGGTCGTCGACATCGAATTCCCCCGGGGCGAGGTTCCCGAGCTGTTCAACGCCCTCCAGGTCCAGGTCTCGGGCCTGGGGCAGGCTCGGACGCTGACGTTGGAGGTCGCTCTGCATCTGGGCGACGACATCGTGCGCGCCATCTCGATGCAGCCGACGGACGGCCTGGTTCGCGGGGCTGCGGTGACCGACACCGGCAAGCCGATCTCGGTGCCGGTGGGTGACGTGGTCAAGGGCCACGTGTTCAACGCACTGGGCAAGTGCCTGGACGCCCCCGGCACGGCCGAGGACGGCGAGCACTGGCCGATCTACCGCAAGCCCCCGCCCTTCGACCAGCTCGAGGGCAAGACCGAGCAGCTGGTCACCGGCATCAAGGTCATCGACCTGCTCACCCCGTACGTACAGGGCGGCAAGATCGGCCTGTTCGGCGGAGCCGGTGTCGGCAAGACGGTGCTCATCCAGGAGATGATCACCCGCGTCGCCAAGAACTTCGGTGGCACCTCGGTGTTCGCCGGGGTCGGGGAGCGTACCCGCGAGGGCAACGACCTGTTGACTGAGATGACGGAGTCCGGCGTCATCAACGACACCGCTCTGGTGTTCGGTCAGATGGACGAGCCGCCCGGGACCCGCATGCGCGTCGCGCTGTCCGCGCTGACCATGGCCGAGTACTTCCGTGACGTGCAGAACCAGGATGTGCTGCTCTTCATCGACAACATCTTCCGGTTCACCCAGGCCGGTTCCGAGGTCTCCACCCTCCTCGGCCGGATGCCGTCCGCCGTCGGTTACCAGCCGACGCTGGCCGACGAGATGGGCGAGCTGCAGGAGCGCATCACCTCCACCCGAGGCCGGTCGATCACGTCGCTGCAGGCGATCTACGTGCCCGCTGACGACTACACCGACCCGGCCCCGGCCGCGGCGTTTGCCCACCTCGACGCGACCACCGAGCTCGCTCGGTCCATCACCGAGAAGGGCATCTACCCGGCCGTCGACCCGCTGTCCTCGACCTCGCGGATCCTCGACCCGCAGTTCGTCGGCGACGAGCACTACCGGGTGGCGCAGGAAGTCATCCGCATCCTGCAGAAGTACAAGGAACTGCAGAACATCATCGCCATCCTCGGTATGGACGAACTGGCCGAGGAGGACAAACTCCTCGTCGGGCGCGCCCGCCGGATGGAGCGTTTCCTGGGCCAGAACTTCTTCGTGGCCAAGCAGTTCACCGGTCAGGACGGTTCGTACGTGGAGATGGCCGACACCATCGCCGCGTTCGATGCCATTGCCAAGGGCGAGTACGACAACATCCCGGAACAGGCGTTCCTGAACGTGGGCGGCCTGGATGACGTGATGGCCAAGGCCAAGGCGCTGGAGTCCTGA